One bacterium DNA window includes the following coding sequences:
- a CDS encoding glycosyltransferase family 4 protein: MKILYVAGREAGYSRTRIVLKALQRQGVQVIGCFPPDRSFKHYPRLLWRTLRTAPSCDLVLVGFYGQVLLPMIRLLTRKPILFDMYITTYDTMVFDRAKAQPGSWKARLYGLSDWLSYLAANHSVLETQSHIDFFCNVFRVDGHKLSRIFLAVDDEVIHPRPQRKNTDKFLVHFHGEYAPFHGIPYILKAAKLLENEPICFQIIGRGITYEADQKLARELELTNVTFYDPVAYEKLADLMAAADVCLGIFGDNDRVLRVTTNKVVEAMAMAKPLITARNEPVQELLRHEQSALLIERANPKALADAILRLAEDSSLAARISRNAYAIFQQNCTIEQLGLQLVRIMEGMVNK; encoded by the coding sequence ATGAAAATTTTATATGTCGCCGGTCGTGAAGCCGGCTATTCGCGAACCCGGATCGTGCTCAAGGCGTTGCAGCGCCAGGGCGTGCAGGTGATCGGCTGCTTTCCACCGGATCGCTCTTTTAAACACTATCCCAGGCTGCTGTGGCGGACGTTGAGAACCGCACCCTCCTGCGATCTGGTGCTGGTGGGTTTTTACGGACAGGTGTTGCTCCCCATGATCCGTCTACTCACGCGCAAGCCCATCCTCTTTGACATGTACATCACCACCTATGACACCATGGTCTTTGACCGGGCCAAAGCTCAGCCCGGTTCCTGGAAAGCGCGGTTGTACGGTCTGAGCGACTGGCTCTCCTATCTGGCAGCCAATCATTCGGTGCTGGAGACCCAAAGCCACATTGACTTTTTTTGCAATGTGTTCAGAGTCGACGGCCACAAGCTGTCGCGGATCTTTCTGGCTGTTGACGATGAGGTGATCCACCCCAGACCCCAGAGAAAGAACACGGATAAATTTCTCGTCCATTTCCATGGCGAGTACGCACCGTTTCACGGCATTCCGTATATATTAAAAGCAGCCAAACTGCTGGAGAACGAGCCGATTTGCTTTCAGATCATCGGCCGAGGCATCACATACGAAGCGGATCAAAAACTGGCGCGTGAATTGGAATTGACCAATGTGACCTTTTACGATCCAGTGGCCTATGAAAAGTTGGCCGATCTCATGGCTGCGGCCGATGTATGTCTGGGCATATTCGGCGACAACGACCGAGTGTTGCGCGTCACCACCAACAAAGTGGTGGAAGCCATGGCCATGGCCAAACCATTGATCACGGCGCGCAACGAGCCGGTCCAGGAATTGCTCCGGCATGAGCAGAGCGCTCTGCTCATCGAACGGGCCAATCCCAAGGCCCTTGCCGACGCGATCCTCAGACTGGCGGAGGATTCATCTCTGGCTGCCAGGATCAGCCGGAACGCCTATGCGATTTTTCAACAAAACTGCACCATTGAACAACTGGGCCTCCAACTGGTGCGGATCATGGAAGGAATGGTGAATAAATGA